From the genome of Psychroserpens ponticola, one region includes:
- a CDS encoding M16 family metallopeptidase: protein MKYIKLVTLIAFVAFAYSCKTENSNKDLAYAVESQKDASGFSYETVANDPTGLRLYTLDNGLKVYLSKNSDEPKIQTYIAVRAGSNYDPKESTGLAHYLEHMVFKGTSKVGTIDWEKEKEYLDQISDLYEEHRAEADPAKKLEIYKKIDEVSLEASNYSVANEYDKMTSSLGATGTNAHTWFEETIYKNKIPANELDKWLALESERFGELVLRLFHTELEAVFEEFNRGQDSDGRKRYAAMLKGLFPNHPYGQQSTIGVAEHLKNPSLVDINNYFNKYYVPNNMAMVLVGDLDFDTTIKKVNDTFGKLEKKEVVHPTLPKEEPITSPVVNEVFGPTAESVSIAFRSKGVNTEEEKLMTVADMILANGNAGLIDLNLNQKQAVQYAGCSPTFLNDYGYHSFSGSPKEGQSLDEVKDLLLEQIEKLKKGEFEDWMIDAVVNDLKLNQTQQYENSTALASMYYNAFIHHEDWTNKVKFLDDLKKVTKQEVMDFANRFYKDNYVVTYKRQGEDASIVKVANPGITPVNVNRDKSSQYMKDFNKLESEPLQPKFVDYKKAIKEAKMDNGIKVSYIDNELNDLFDMNIIFDMGSDNDKKLGLAAGYMEYLGTDKYSAEELKKEFYKLGVKYYVSAGAETTYVGLNGLKENLPKGLELLEHLWNNAVPDQEAYDKYVESITKGRVDGKSQKGNILWNGLMNYGKYGETSRLRNIFQTKELNAMNPEELVDIVKGMKNFEQRVFYYGKDIDAAVAALNTNHKVAEDLKSYPEAMAYLEKETGGNVYFVDFDMVQSEMLFLAKGDPFKAENMAASTLFNTYFGSGLSSIVFQEIRESKSLAYSAFSSYSTASKKEDNNYVMAYMGTQANKMPQAVEAMMELMTNMPEAEEQFKAAKEAALKKLAAQRITKSSVFWNYERLKKLGIDNDNREEMYAKIKDMTMDDLRDFFNANISGENYNVMVIGNKEDIDFEALKKLGKVQEMDIDYLFNYDQPEEVKM, encoded by the coding sequence ATGAAGTACATCAAATTAGTTACTTTGATTGCATTTGTAGCATTTGCTTACAGTTGTAAAACAGAGAACAGTAACAAAGATTTGGCTTATGCTGTCGAATCTCAAAAAGATGCTAGTGGTTTTTCTTATGAAACTGTAGCGAACGATCCAACAGGTTTACGTTTATATACATTAGACAATGGTCTTAAAGTCTATTTAAGCAAGAATAGTGATGAACCAAAAATACAAACGTATATAGCTGTAAGAGCTGGTTCAAATTATGATCCAAAAGAGTCTACAGGTTTAGCACACTATCTAGAACATATGGTGTTTAAAGGAACAAGTAAAGTTGGAACGATAGACTGGGAAAAGGAAAAAGAATATCTTGATCAAATTTCAGATTTATATGAAGAGCATAGAGCAGAAGCTGATCCTGCTAAAAAGTTAGAGATTTATAAAAAAATTGATGAGGTTTCTCTTGAAGCTTCCAATTACAGCGTTGCTAACGAATACGATAAAATGACAAGTTCTCTTGGAGCTACAGGTACGAATGCACATACTTGGTTTGAAGAGACAATTTATAAAAATAAAATACCTGCAAACGAACTCGATAAATGGTTAGCTTTAGAGAGTGAGCGTTTTGGAGAATTAGTATTGCGTTTATTCCATACAGAATTAGAAGCTGTTTTTGAAGAGTTCAATAGAGGTCAAGATAGTGATGGTAGAAAGCGTTATGCTGCAATGTTAAAAGGACTTTTTCCTAATCATCCTTACGGACAACAATCTACAATTGGTGTTGCTGAGCATTTAAAAAATCCTTCTTTGGTAGACATCAATAACTATTTCAATAAGTATTATGTGCCAAATAATATGGCAATGGTTCTAGTTGGTGATTTAGATTTTGATACAACAATTAAAAAAGTGAATGATACTTTTGGAAAACTAGAAAAGAAAGAGGTTGTACATCCTACACTTCCTAAAGAAGAACCAATTACATCTCCAGTGGTAAATGAAGTATTTGGTCCAACTGCTGAGAGTGTATCTATTGCATTTAGATCTAAAGGTGTTAATACAGAAGAAGAAAAATTAATGACTGTTGCTGATATGATTTTGGCTAACGGAAATGCTGGTTTAATAGATTTAAATTTGAATCAAAAACAAGCTGTACAATATGCTGGTTGTTCTCCTACGTTTTTAAATGATTATGGATACCATTCATTTAGCGGTTCTCCAAAAGAAGGACAGTCACTTGATGAAGTTAAAGATTTATTATTAGAGCAAATAGAAAAGCTAAAGAAAGGTGAGTTTGAAGATTGGATGATTGATGCTGTTGTCAACGATTTAAAATTAAATCAAACGCAACAATATGAAAATAGTACTGCATTAGCATCGATGTATTATAACGCATTTATTCATCACGAAGATTGGACTAATAAAGTTAAATTTTTAGACGATTTGAAAAAAGTGACCAAGCAAGAGGTTATGGATTTCGCAAACAGATTCTATAAAGATAATTATGTGGTGACCTATAAACGTCAAGGTGAAGATGCGTCAATTGTAAAAGTAGCTAATCCTGGAATTACTCCAGTTAACGTGAATAGAGATAAAAGTTCTCAGTACATGAAAGATTTTAATAAACTGGAATCTGAACCTTTACAACCAAAATTTGTCGATTATAAGAAAGCAATCAAAGAAGCTAAAATGGATAATGGTATTAAGGTATCTTATATCGATAATGAATTGAACGATTTATTCGATATGAATATCATTTTTGATATGGGAAGTGATAATGATAAAAAGTTAGGACTTGCTGCTGGATATATGGAGTACTTAGGAACAGATAAATATTCTGCCGAAGAACTTAAAAAAGAATTCTACAAATTAGGTGTTAAATATTATGTGAGTGCAGGAGCAGAAACAACTTATGTTGGATTAAATGGTTTAAAAGAAAACCTTCCAAAAGGGTTGGAGTTGTTAGAGCATTTATGGAATAACGCAGTTCCTGACCAAGAGGCTTATGATAAATATGTTGAATCAATCACTAAAGGTAGAGTAGATGGTAAATCGCAAAAAGGAAATATTCTTTGGAATGGTCTAATGAACTATGGGAAGTATGGTGAAACCTCGCGTTTGAGAAATATCTTCCAAACAAAAGAACTTAATGCTATGAATCCTGAGGAGTTAGTAGACATTGTAAAAGGAATGAAAAACTTTGAGCAGCGTGTTTTTTACTACGGAAAAGATATCGATGCAGCTGTTGCAGCATTAAATACTAATCATAAAGTGGCTGAAGATTTGAAATCATATCCTGAAGCAATGGCTTATCTTGAAAAAGAAACTGGAGGAAATGTCTATTTTGTTGATTTTGATATGGTGCAATCTGAAATGTTATTCTTAGCAAAAGGTGATCCTTTCAAAGCTGAAAATATGGCTGCTTCTACATTATTTAATACCTACTTTGGTAGTGGATTGTCATCAATTGTTTTCCAGGAAATTAGAGAATCAAAATCATTAGCATACTCTGCTTTTTCTAGTTATAGTACTGCTAGTAAAAAGGAAGATAATAATTATGTGATGGCTTATATGGGAACACAGGCAAATAAAATGCCTCAAGCTGTTGAAGCAATGATGGAGCTTATGACAAACATGCCTGAGGCCGAAGAGCAATTTAAGGCTGCAAAAGAAGCTGCGCTTAAAAAGTTAGCTGCACAGCGTATCACTAAATCTAGTGTGTTTTGGAATTATGAACGTCTTAAGAAATTAGGTATTGATAATGACAACAGAGAAGAGATGTATGCTAAGATAAAAGATATGACTATGGATGATTTACGCGATTTCTTTAACGCTAATATTAGTGGAGAAAATTATAACGTAATGGTCATTGGGAATAAAGAAGATATCGACTTTGAAGCTTTGAAAAAATTAGGTAAAGTTCAAGAAATGGATATTGATTATCTATTTAATTACGATCAACCTGAAGAGGTTAAAATGTAA
- a CDS encoding WD40/YVTN/BNR-like repeat-containing protein, translating to MKKSTFIFLLCSLFCLQIVVAQKSKKEDKQPLDDIKIDGLKWRSIGPSLTSGRISDVAVNPNNPFEYYVAASAGGVWKTVNSGVTFEPIFDNEGSYSIGCITIDPNNSNVIWVGTGENNNQRSVSFGDGVYKSLDGGSTWKHMGLKMSEHVGKIIVHPDDSNIVFVAAIGPLWSKGGDRGLYKTTDGGETWKAVLTVDEHTGVNDVVMDLNNPEVLYASTLQRRRHVFTYVGGGPGSGLHKSTDGGKTWTKSQAGLPTVELGRIGLSISPADPEIIYAIVEAADGKSGFYASTNRGASWEKRSSHVTSGNYYQEIIADPVDPNTIYSMDTWMSVSHDGGRTFNGVGEVFKHVDNHCMWIDPNNNQHWLVGCDGGMYETFDAAKTWDFKENIPVTQFYKVAVDNDYPFYNVYGGTQDNFSIGGPSRVLTNHGITNFDWFITNGGDGFESQIDPENPNIVYAQSQYGYLVRYDKLSGEIVGIQPAEREGEDAYRFNWDSPLAVSKHKSGRLYFAANKVFRSDDYGNSWTVISDDLSQQIDRNTLKVYDRVLSIDAVAKNGSTSLYGSVVALSESPIDENLLAVGTDDGLVHISENGGNSWRKISNIPGAPNQSYVNSVYLSKHNINVMYVAFNHHKYGDFKPYIFKSSDKGVTWKDISSNLPKGSVYSIEEDHIDKNLIFCGTEYGAFFSPNQGQRWKELSAGLPTIAVRDIAIQERENDLVLGTFGRGFYVLDDYSALRSIKNNKPSETAILYPVREALSWERSSPLGLPGKAFQGDNFYTSENLGPEAMFTYYYNDTFKSLKDKRSEKEKNLIKDKKDTPYPNYSQLKAERDQEESQLLFTIKNDAGTVVKKEFKTPKEGVQRFHWNLRYTLPNPIDLSTSSFYNPWEAVDEGTLVEPGKYTVQMDLFENGTMLSLVAPKTFYVKALKNTIMPAEDRTAKVAFQKNVAQLEADYAATQTIMSETYNKLRYIKTAIKRSEQPYETLTASVIAIEDKLQAINVALYGDPVKRSLDVSQPQTPANRIGTISYEQKYSTSAPTETHKNSFAIAKREIGAIKTRVETIYNVDIKQLEAKLIASGAGYTPGRGYKD from the coding sequence ATGAAAAAATCAACCTTTATTTTCCTTCTTTGTAGCTTATTTTGTTTGCAAATTGTAGTTGCTCAAAAATCAAAAAAAGAAGACAAACAACCTTTAGATGATATTAAAATTGACGGATTAAAATGGCGTAGTATTGGTCCATCACTAACCTCTGGACGTATATCTGACGTTGCTGTTAATCCAAATAATCCATTTGAATATTATGTAGCAGCTTCTGCTGGTGGTGTCTGGAAAACAGTTAATTCAGGTGTAACCTTTGAACCAATCTTCGATAACGAAGGTTCTTATTCAATTGGATGCATCACTATAGATCCTAATAATTCCAACGTCATTTGGGTAGGAACGGGTGAAAATAACAATCAGCGTTCTGTGTCTTTTGGTGATGGTGTTTATAAATCTTTAGATGGTGGTTCAACTTGGAAGCATATGGGTTTAAAAATGTCTGAACACGTTGGAAAAATTATTGTGCATCCAGACGATTCTAATATCGTTTTTGTTGCAGCTATTGGTCCATTATGGAGTAAAGGTGGAGATCGTGGTTTGTATAAAACAACTGATGGAGGTGAAACTTGGAAAGCCGTTTTAACTGTAGATGAACATACTGGAGTTAATGATGTCGTAATGGATTTAAATAATCCTGAAGTGTTGTATGCTTCAACGCTACAACGTAGACGTCATGTGTTTACTTATGTTGGTGGAGGACCAGGTTCTGGACTACATAAAAGTACAGATGGAGGAAAAACGTGGACTAAAAGTCAAGCAGGTTTACCAACTGTTGAATTAGGACGAATAGGATTATCTATTTCTCCTGCTGATCCGGAAATCATTTATGCTATTGTAGAAGCTGCCGATGGTAAAAGTGGATTTTATGCATCTACAAATCGAGGGGCAAGTTGGGAAAAAAGAAGCTCTCACGTCACTAGTGGTAATTATTATCAGGAAATAATTGCAGATCCTGTAGATCCAAATACGATTTACTCTATGGATACTTGGATGTCTGTTAGTCATGATGGTGGACGAACATTTAATGGTGTTGGAGAAGTATTTAAACACGTCGATAATCATTGTATGTGGATTGATCCTAATAATAATCAGCACTGGTTAGTAGGTTGTGATGGTGGTATGTACGAAACCTTTGATGCCGCAAAAACTTGGGATTTTAAAGAAAACATCCCTGTAACACAGTTCTATAAAGTGGCTGTAGATAATGATTATCCGTTTTATAATGTTTATGGAGGAACACAAGATAATTTTAGTATTGGTGGACCTTCAAGAGTGTTAACTAATCACGGAATTACAAATTTTGATTGGTTTATCACCAATGGAGGAGATGGTTTCGAATCACAAATAGATCCTGAAAATCCAAATATTGTTTATGCACAATCGCAATATGGCTACTTAGTGCGTTATGATAAATTAAGTGGAGAAATTGTTGGAATTCAACCTGCAGAACGTGAAGGAGAGGATGCGTATCGTTTCAATTGGGATTCGCCTTTGGCTGTTAGCAAGCATAAATCTGGTCGCTTATATTTTGCAGCGAATAAAGTATTCCGTTCTGATGATTATGGAAATAGTTGGACAGTTATTAGCGATGACTTATCACAACAAATTGATAGAAATACACTAAAAGTTTATGATCGTGTGCTTAGTATTGATGCTGTTGCTAAAAATGGTTCAACGTCTTTATATGGAAGTGTTGTAGCGTTATCTGAATCTCCAATTGATGAAAATTTATTAGCAGTTGGAACTGATGATGGTTTAGTCCATATTTCTGAAAATGGCGGAAATTCTTGGCGAAAAATTTCAAATATTCCTGGAGCACCAAATCAATCGTATGTAAATTCTGTGTATTTATCTAAGCATAATATAAATGTGATGTATGTTGCTTTTAACCATCATAAATATGGAGACTTTAAACCTTATATCTTTAAGTCTTCAGATAAAGGAGTAACATGGAAAGACATAAGTTCTAATTTGCCAAAAGGAAGTGTGTATTCGATTGAAGAAGATCATATAGATAAAAATTTAATTTTCTGCGGAACAGAATATGGTGCATTTTTCTCACCAAATCAAGGTCAACGTTGGAAAGAATTATCTGCTGGATTGCCAACAATCGCTGTAAGAGATATAGCAATTCAAGAGCGTGAAAACGATTTGGTTTTAGGAACATTTGGTAGAGGGTTTTATGTGCTTGATGATTATTCAGCATTGCGTTCTATCAAAAACAATAAACCTTCAGAAACTGCAATTTTATATCCTGTTCGTGAAGCATTAAGTTGGGAGCGAAGTTCTCCGCTAGGATTACCAGGAAAAGCTTTCCAAGGAGATAATTTTTATACGTCTGAAAACTTAGGGCCTGAAGCGATGTTTACTTACTACTATAATGACACTTTTAAATCATTAAAAGACAAACGTTCAGAAAAAGAAAAGAATCTTATTAAAGATAAAAAAGACACACCTTATCCTAATTATAGCCAATTAAAAGCGGAACGTGATCAAGAAGAGTCGCAGCTTCTATTTACAATTAAAAATGATGCTGGAACTGTTGTAAAAAAAGAATTTAAAACACCAAAAGAAGGTGTGCAACGTTTTCATTGGAATTTGAGATACACGCTCCCAAACCCAATAGATTTAAGCACATCTTCATTCTACAACCCTTGGGAAGCAGTAGATGAAGGAACACTTGTTGAACCAGGAAAATATACTGTTCAAATGGATTTGTTTGAAAATGGTACGATGTTATCTTTAGTAGCACCAAAGACATTTTATGTTAAGGCACTTAAAAACACGATTATGCCTGCAGAAGACAGAACAGCTAAAGTCGCTTTTCAAAAAAATGTCGCTCAACTAGAAGCTGATTATGCAGCAACGCAAACAATTATGAGTGAAACATATAATAAGTTACGTTATATAAAAACGGCCATTAAACGTTCAGAGCAGCCATATGAAACGTTAACAGCTTCAGTAATAGCGATAGAAGATAAGCTTCAAGCTATTAATGTTGCTCTATATGGTGATCCTGTAAAAAGAAGCTTAGATGTGAGTCAACCACAAACACCAGCAAATAGAATTGGTACAATTAGTTATGAGCAAAAGTACTCAACATCTGCACCTACAGAAACACACAAGAATAGTTTTGCAATAGCTAAAAGAGAAATAGGAGCAATTAAGACACGTGTTGAAACAATTTATAATGTTGACATTAAACAATTAGAAGCCAAACTAATTGCTTCTGGAGCAGGTTATACTCCAGGACGAGGATATAAGGATTAA
- a CDS encoding YceI family protein, with protein MKTIFTTIALLLSTFSILNSQEKLNIDSSKSQLKWFGEYTFYFGGHEGYMNFEEGYFIKTDDAITGGEFIINMNSILCLDIEDEEANEGLVNHLKDPDFFDVAKFPKASMVITNVDYHNSNHMKIYADLTIKGITKPISFQAEVDFAKKQMTTKFKIDRMKWGISYNSDIKDSAISDAIGFDVKLSL; from the coding sequence ATGAAAACTATTTTTACCACAATTGCACTTTTACTTAGTACTTTTTCAATTCTTAATTCTCAAGAAAAATTAAACATCGATTCTTCAAAAAGCCAACTCAAATGGTTTGGAGAATACACATTTTATTTTGGTGGTCATGAAGGTTATATGAACTTTGAAGAAGGTTATTTTATTAAAACTGATGACGCAATTACTGGAGGAGAATTTATTATAAATATGAACTCTATACTATGTTTAGACATCGAAGATGAAGAAGCTAATGAAGGATTAGTTAATCATTTGAAAGATCCAGATTTTTTTGATGTAGCCAAATTCCCAAAGGCAAGTATGGTAATTACAAATGTTGATTATCATAATTCTAATCACATGAAAATCTATGCTGACCTAACAATCAAAGGCATTACGAAACCGATTTCATTTCAAGCTGAAGTTGATTTTGCTAAGAAACAAATGACTACTAAATTTAAAATTGATAGAATGAAATGGGGAATTAGCTATAATAGCGATATAAAAGATAGTGCCATTTCTGATGCTATTGGTTTTGATGTTAAATTAAGTTTATAA
- a CDS encoding PorP/SprF family type IX secretion system membrane protein has protein sequence MKKLTLYILFLVVTSSYGQELNLPVWTQYLADNSFVISPTYAGIGDNLKIRANGLTQWVGIKNAPDNQSVYADFRIASRSGVGISAYNDRNGNTRQKGVKFSYAHHLILDYTSKQFLSFGISYNINSFRIEIEDFDNGDGTPIVDPSITDDRSISNNNFDVGFLYRYKDFYFSFNANNFLNKDLDDFIGLEPSKLLNYQAYTGYIFSPKKNNSVEFEPSIFYQMFDSDNRSSTDVNFKYRKFNRDGDYYWVGGSYRFLNDQFMKPLNVGPMAGIMKNGFYFAYAYQVTMNDLSGFNSGTHMITIGIDLLQGISECACTRGTSYRKHRYNGTNR, from the coding sequence ATGAAAAAACTTACACTATATATTCTTTTTTTGGTCGTTACTTCAAGTTATGGGCAAGAATTAAATTTACCTGTTTGGACACAATACTTGGCTGATAACAGTTTTGTTATTTCGCCTACATATGCAGGAATTGGAGATAATTTAAAAATTAGAGCAAACGGATTAACACAATGGGTAGGCATAAAAAATGCACCAGATAATCAATCGGTTTATGCAGATTTTAGAATTGCCAGCCGTTCTGGTGTTGGAATTTCAGCTTACAATGATAGAAACGGAAACACACGCCAAAAGGGAGTGAAATTCTCTTATGCGCATCACCTTATTTTAGATTATACATCAAAACAATTTTTGTCTTTCGGAATCTCATATAACATCAATAGTTTTAGAATTGAAATTGAAGATTTCGACAATGGTGATGGAACACCAATTGTAGATCCAAGTATTACAGATGACAGATCTATTTCTAACAATAATTTTGATGTTGGATTTTTATATCGATATAAAGATTTCTATTTCAGTTTTAATGCGAATAACTTCCTAAACAAAGATCTTGATGACTTTATTGGCCTTGAACCAAGCAAATTATTAAACTATCAAGCGTATACAGGTTATATCTTTTCTCCAAAAAAGAATAATAGTGTAGAATTTGAACCTTCCATTTTTTACCAAATGTTTGATAGTGATAACCGTTCTAGTACTGACGTCAATTTTAAATATAGAAAGTTTAATAGAGATGGAGATTATTATTGGGTTGGTGGTTCTTATCGTTTTCTTAACGATCAATTTATGAAACCTTTAAATGTTGGTCCAATGGCTGGAATTATGAAAAACGGGTTTTATTTTGCTTATGCATATCAAGTGACGATGAATGACCTTTCAGGATTTAATTCAGGTACGCACATGATTACAATAGGTATTGATTTACTTCAAGGTATTAGTGAATGTGCATGTACAAGAGGTACCAGTTATAGAAAGCATAGATATAATGGAACTAATAGATAA